The nucleotide window CCGATATCTCGCTTCAGATATCTCGACCGCAGGTTCACGATGCTCGGCGCCCTCGCTAAGAAGATTTTCGGCTCGTCCAACGACCGCCGCGTCAAGGGCTATCGCCCGCGCGTTGCCGAGATCAACGCTCTGGAACCGGAGATCGCGGCCCTGTCCGACGAGGCGCTGCGCGCCCGGACCGTGATGCTGAAAGCCGAGCTCGCGGCCGGCAAGAGCCTCAACGACATCCTCGTGCCCGCCTTCGCCACCGTGCGCGAGGCGGCCAAGCGTGCCCTCGGCCAGCGCCATTTCGACGTGCAGCTCATCGGCGGCATGGTGCTCCACGAGAGCGGCATCGCCGAGATGCGCACCGGCGAGGGCAAGACCCTGGTGGCGACGCTGCCGGTCTACCTGAACGCCCTGTCGGGTCTCGGCGTCCACGTGGTCACCGTGAACGACTACCTCGCCTCCCGCGACGCCGAGTGGATGGGCCGGGTCTACCGCTTCCTCGGTCTCACCGTCGGCACCATCGTCCACGGGCTCGACGACGAGCAGCGCCGGGACGCCTATGCCTGCGACATCACCTACGGCACGAACAACGAGTTCGGCTTCGATTACCTGCGCGACAACATGAAATACGAGCTCTCGCAGCTCTCGCAGCGCGGGCACAATTTCGCGATCGTCGACGAGGTCGATTCGATCCTGATCGACGAGGCGCGCACCCCGCTCATCATCTCCGGTCCGGTGGACGACCGCTCGGAACTCTACGTCTCCGTCGACGCGCTGATGCCCCATCTCGAGAAGGAGCATTACGACCTCGACGAGAAGCAGCGCTCGGTCTCGCTGACCGAGAGCGGCAACGAGTTCATCGAAGACCTGCTGCGCGGCGCGGATCTGCTGAAGGAGGGCGACCTCTACGACGCCCACAACGTCAGCCTCGTCCACCACGTGAACCAGGCTCTGCGCGCCCACACCCTGTTCACCCTGGACAAGGACTACATCGTCAAGAACGACGAGGTGGTGATCATCGACGAATTCACCGGCCGCATGATGCAGGGCCGGCGCTACTCGGAAGGCCTGCATCAGGCGCTCGAGGCCAAGGAGCGGGTGACGATCCAGCCCGAGAACCAGACCCTGGCCTCGATCACCTTCCAGAACTACTTCCGCCTCTACACCAACCTCGCCGGCATGACCGGCACCGCCTCGACGGAGGCCGACGAGTTCGCCGAGATCTACAAGCTCGAAGTCGTCGACATCCCGACCAACAAGGAGGTCGAGCGCGTCGACGAGGACGATGAGGTCTACCGGACGGTGGGCGAGAAATACGACGGCATCATCGCCGAGATCGAGAAGGCGCATGCGCGCCACCAGCCGATCCTGGTCGGCACCGGCTCCATCGAGAAGTCGCAGCACCTCGCCGAGATGCTCATCAAGGCCGGCTTCCGCCAGCTCGACTATTCCGACCTGAACGCGCTCACCGACGTCTATGCCGCCGCCCGCGAGGGCCGGGTGACCAAGACCTTCGCCGTGCTGAACGCCCGCTTCCACGAGCAGGAGGCCTATATCGTGGCCGAGGCCGGCGTGCCGGGCGCCATCACCATCGCCACCAACATGGCCGGGCGCGGAACCGACATCAAACTCGGCGGCAACCTCGAGATGCGCCTGGAAAAGGAGCTCGCCGACCTTCCCGAAGGCGCCGAGCGCGATGCCAGGACCACGGCGATCAAGGCCGAGATCGAGGAGAACCGCGCCAAGGTGCTGGCCTCGGGCGAGCCCGCCGACATCGAGGCCGGTCGCAAGAAGCCCCTCCCCGGCGGCCTCTACATCATCGGCACCGAGCGCCACGAATCGCGGCGCATCGACAACCAGCTGCGCGGCCGCTCCGGCCGCCAGGGCGATCCCGGCCGCTCGAAATTCTACCTGTCGCTCCAGGACGACCTGATGCGGATCTTCGGCTCCGACCGCATGGACGGGATGCTGACCCGCCTCGGCCTGGAGAAGGGCGAGGCGATCATCCATCCCTGGATCAACAAGGCGATCGAGAAGGCGCAGCAGAAGGTCGAGGCGCGCAACTTCGACATGCGCAAGAACGTGCTCAAATACGACAACGTCATGAACGACCAGCGCAAGGTCGTGTTCGAGCAGCGCCGCGACTTCATGGGCCAGGACAGCGTGCGCGACACCGTGGACGAGATGCGCCACGGCGTCGTCGACGATCTCGTCGCGGTCCACGTGCCCGAGAACGCCTATGCCGAGCAGTGGGACATCGAGGGCCTGCGCCTGCGCGTCACCGAGGTGCTGAACCTCGACGTGCCCGTAGAGGATTGGGCCAAGGAAGAAGGCATCGCCGACGAGGAGATGCGCGATCGGCTGCGCACCGCTTCCGACGAGGCCTATGTCGCCCGCACCGAGAAGAACACGCCCGAGGTCATGACCTATGTCGAGAAGCAGGTCCTGCTCCAGACCCTCGACCATCTCTGGCGCGAGCATCTCGTCACCCTCGACCACCTTCGCCAGGTGATCGGGTGGCGCGGCTTCGCCCAGCGCGACCCGCTCAACGAGTACAAGTCCGAGGCGTTCGAGCTCTTCAACAGCCTCGTCGGCAGCCTGCGCGAGCAGGTGACGCAGCAGCTGGCCCGCATCGAGATCACGTATCAGGAGCCGGAATCGCAAGGGGTAAACCCGTTCGCGAGCCCCGAACTGCCCTCCATGTTCGCCCAGCACCTCGATCCCGTCACGGGCGAGAACGAGATGGATTTCTCCGGGCGCGGCACGGGCAGCGACGGCGGTGGCGGGCCGGCTTACGGCTACGCCGCCCAGGCGATGTCGACCGATGCCGCCGTGATCGAACGCGATCCGAACGACGCGACCACCTGGGGCCGTGTCGGGCGCAACGAGCCCTGCCCCTGCGGCTCGGGCAAGAAGTTCAAGCACTGCCACGGCAGCCTGACGGCCTGAGACGGAGAAACCGGTGCGGTGTGGCCTCGCCGCATCGGTTTCCTACCAAGCTACTCATCGCACGACTGATTTTTCGCGAACCGGTTCCCCCGTCCGGGTCCGGTTCGCTGGCTCCGGCACTGCCAAGCGCCTCACCCTTTCCAAAAGAAACCACATTTCCCGCCGAGCTAGACCGTTCAGGAAAAACGGGAGCGGGACGGCATGGGGTATCCCCGATCGGCGACGACAGGACTTTACGGGGTCCTGCTGATGACGACGATGGGCCTCGGCGCCTGCAATTCTCCCACCACGACCGGCTCCCTCGGTGGCCCGGGTCTCGCCGCGAAGCCCATGGCGGTGAGCGACGCGGAGCGCGACTGCCTCGGCCGCGCCATGTATTTCGAATCGAACCGCAGCGATTCCGACGGCCTGCTCGCCGTCGGCACGGTGGTGATGAACCGTCTGGAGGCGGCGGCCTTCCCGGATGGCGGTATCTGCGCCGTGGTCGGCCAGCCCCGTCAGTTCGCCACGGGCGTGCTCACCAAGCCGATGACGGAAAAGGACCTGACCAAGGTCGCGGACGCCGCCGACGCGGTCATTGCCGGCCAGCGCCACCCGAAGGTCGGCCGCGCCATGTACTTCCACACCGCCGGACGCACGTTCCACTACAACAACATGCATTACGTGGCGGTGGCCGGCGGCAACGCCTTCTACGAGAAGCGCAAGCCCGGTGCCGTCGAGCAGGCGACACCCCCTGCCGCCCTGGCCTTTGCCGCGACACCGGTCGCTGCTGTCCCCGAGGCTCTGCCGGCCCCGGTCGTTCCGGTCGCGACGGAGACGGTTGCCGCGAGTCCGGCCGCCGAAGCCTCCGCAACGCCGCTGGCGGTTGCCGCTGCGGGCGAGGCAGCGAACGCCCAGGCGGCTCCGTCGGCATCGTATCGCGCTGTCACCACTCACGCGGCAACGAGTGCTCGGGCTAAGGCCAAGGTCGCGGCAAAGCCGCAGGGCAGAACCCACGTCGCGCATGCCGGCAGCCCGGCGACGCTCGCCGCACTGGCTCCCGAGGCACCGCCGCCGCCGCCGATCATCAACCTGCCGCGGCCGTAGCCCCTCGAGGGGGAAAGGCCGGCCTCAGACGGTGACCTGCGTCCCCACTTCCACCACGCGGCCGGTGGGGATCTGGAAGAAGTCGGTGGCGTCGTTGGCGTTCTTGGCCAGCGTGATGAAGATGCGGTCCTGCCAGAGCGGCATGCCGGAATGCGCGGCAGGGCGGATCGAGCGCCGCGACAGGAAGAACGACGTCGCCATGATGTCGAACTTGAAGCCCTGCTTTTTCAGGAGCGTCAGCGTCCGCGGGATGTTCGGCGTCTCCATGTAGCCGAACTTCATCACGATCTTCGAGAAGTGCGGGCCGATCGGCTCCATGCGGATACGGTCCGCATCGCTGGAGCGCGGCGTATCCACGGTCTCCACCGTGAGGATGACGTTCTTCTCGTGCAGCACCTTGTTGTGCTTGAGGTTGTGGAGCAGGGCGGCCGGCGCGATCGACGGGTCGCTGGTGAGAAACACCGCCGTGCCGCGCACGTGGTGGGGCGGGCTCTTCTCCAGCATGCCGACGAGTTCCAGCAGCGGCACGTCGGTCTTGCGGGTCTTGTTGAACAGGATGTTCACGCCCCGCACCCAGGTCCACATCACGATGATGAGGCATCCGGCGAGGACCAGGGGCACGTAGCCGCCCTCGAACACCTTCAGCAGGTTCGAGAGCAGGAACAGGAACTCGATGAAGATGAACGGCATGATCGCGGCGGCGGCGGCGATCGGCGACCACTTCCACGACTTCCACAAGACGATGAAGGCCATGCTCGCGGTGAGGAGCATCGTGCCCGTCACGGCGATGCCGTAGGCCGAGGCCAAGGCCGAGGAGGACCGGAACAGCACGGCGAGCACCACCACGCCGATGAGGAGCAGGATGTTCACCTGCGGCAGGAAGATCTGGCCCGAATGCGATTCCGAGGTGTGACGGATTTCGAGGCGCGGGAGCAGGCCGAGCTGGATCGCCTGTCGCGACAGCGAGAACGCGCCGGTGATGACGGCCTGGCTCGCGGTGACGGTGGCGATGGTCGCCAGGATCACCATGGGCAGCAGGCCCCATTCGGGAACGAGCTGGAAGAACGGGTCGGTCGTCTCGGGCACGTTGAGCACGAGGGCGGTCTGGCCGAGATAGTTCAGGGTCAGGCACGGGGCCACGAGGCCGAGCCACGCCACCTGGATCGGCCGGCGCCCGAAATGCCCGAGATCGGCGAAGAGCGCCTCGGCGCCGGTGACCGCGAGGAACACCGCGCCCAAGGCCACCAGCGCCCCGGTGCCGTGGCCGAGGAGGTAGTGCACCGCGTACCAGGGATTGAAGGCGAGGAAGACGTCCGGCCGCGAGATGATGTGCGGCAGGGCCGCGAGACCGAGGGCCAGGAACCACACCACCATGATCGGACCGAAGAAGGCCGCGACCTTGCTGGTGCCCCGGCTCTGCACCATGAACAGGGCGAAGATGATCGCCACCGTGATCGGCAGGACGTAATGCTCGAAGGCCGGGGTGACGAGCTTCAGGCCCTCCACCGCCGAGAGCACGGAGATCGCCGGGGTGATCACGGCATCGCCGTAGAACAGCGAGGCACCGAGCAGCCCAAGCATGAAGACGATGCGCGAGCCGCCGAGCGCCTTGCGGGCCAGCGCCATCAGCGAGAGGATTCCGCCCTCGCCGTTATTGTCCATGCGCAGCAGGATGACGACGTACTTGATCGTGACGATCAGGAGCAGCGCCCAGAGGATCAGCGACGTCGTGCCGAGGATCTCCTCGGGCAGCAGGATCCCGTCCGCCCTCGCCGGGCCGAGGGCTTCGCGGAACGCGTAGAGCGGGCTGGTGCCGATATCGCCGTAGACGACGCCGACCGAGCCGACGACCAGCGTCCAGAAGCTCGTCTTCCCGTGCCCGTGCTCGGCCGGCCCGCTCTCGGGCCGGGCCGCGGGATCGGGCTGAGCGCCGGGTACGCTCGGGGTAGCGGTTTGCGTCATGCGCTGCGATCAGGCTTCTGCGACGGAGAGAGGGGTCGAAGGGGGAGGCTTGGCTTACCGCAGGGCGTTGGTGGCGGAGACTGACGAGTCGAGAGCGGAAACCGACACTCGGTCCCCCATCGCCCGAACACGTCGGCACGGACACCTCGCGACCGGTCCCGAGCGTACCAGCGCGAAGCATGCCAACGTCGTATCATGCGGCCGTTGGGCAGAGAACGACGATCCCGTGACCGGCGAACCCTCCCGCTTGCAGTCCTCGTCGCAGGCGAGCGAGCGCGCTCGCCCCGCACCGAGGCAAGGCAGGACGACAGGGTTCGTGCCGGACGTCGTTATTCGGCGGCCGTGCGGGCGCCCTGGCCGAAACGGCGCTCGATATAGTCGATCACCACCGTCTCGAAATCCTTGGCGAGCGTCGCGCCGCGCAGGGTCATCGCCTTCTTGCCGTCGATGAAGACCGGGGCGGTGGGGGTCTCGCCGGTGCCCGGAAGCGAGATGCCGATATCGGCATGCTTCGATTCGCCGGGACCGTTGACGATGCAGCCCATCACCGCGACGTTCAGGCCTTCCACACCCGGATAGGTCTTCTTCCATTCCGGCATCGAGGTGACGATCCAGTTCTGGATGTCGCGGGCGAGTTCCTGGAACGTGGTCGAGGTGGTGCGGCCACAGCCGGGACAGGCGGCGACCATCGGCACGAAGGTGCGGAAGCCCATGGTCTGCAGGAGTTCCTGCGAGGCCTTGACCTCGACGGTGCGGTCACCGCCGGGCTCGGGGGTCAGCGAGTAGCGGATCGTGTCGCCGATGCCTTCCTGGAGCAGCACGCCGATCGCCGCGGAGGCGGCGACGAGGCCCTTCGAGCCCATGCCGGCCTCGGTGAGACCGAGATGGATCGCGTAATCCGAGCGCTTGGCGACCTCGCGGTAGACCGCGATGAGGTCCTGCACCGCCGAGACCTTGGCCGAGAGGATGATCCGGTCCTTGCCGAGACCGAGTTCTTCCGCGCGCTGGGCCGAGGACAGGGCCGAGCGCACCATGGCCTCGCGCATCACGGCGCGTGCGTCGATGGGGCGTGCGGACTTGGCGTTCTCATCCATCAGGTGCGTGAGCAGCGCCTCGTCGAGGGAGCCCCAATTGGCACCGATGCGGATGGTCTTGCCGTAGCGGACCGCCTGCTCGACGATGGTCGAGAATTGCGTGTCCTTCTTCTCCTTGAAGCCGACATTGCCCGGATTGATCCGGTACTTGGACAGGGCTTCGGCGCAGGCCGGATGATCGGACAAGAGCTTGTGGCCGATATAGTGGAAGTCGCCCACCAGCGGCACGTGGACGCCGATGCGCGCCAGCCGGTCGCGGATCTTCGGCACCGCCGCCGCCGCCTCGTCGCGGTCGACGGTGATGCGCACGAGTTCGGAGCCGGCCCGCGACAGGGCGGCGACCTGCGCCACCGTGGCATCGATATCGGCCGTGTCGGTGTTGGTCATCGACTGGACGACGACCGGAGCGCCTCCGCCGACGGTGACGGCTCCCTCGCCCTCGCCGACCGTGACACCCACCGTACGGTGGCGCGGCGCGGGACCGGCGATCTCCGGGCCGGAGATCGAGATACCGGGGCCGAAGGGATCGGCGGAGTTGGCTTCCATCATGGCGTCCATCGCTGACCTTGCATGTGGCCTTGCCTGCCCGGAAAGCGGGCGCAGGGCCAGGGTCGTCTGGTATCGAATTCTGCCGACTTCTCGCGAAGATCGGGTGAAGGGTCCGGACTTCGAGGACCCTGCCGGTTAGCTGAGATGGCGTGCCGCATGCGTCAAGGCCGCATGCCACATGGCGAAGCCACGTGGCGATACGGTCCGCGCGCAGCATTCCGGCCCAGCGTCGGGTGACATGTCTTATCCCATGGCCGATGTCGAGGGAATTGGCGCAGTGCGACATGTCCGCCACAGCGACGGCCCAAGCGGAACCGATCCATGCAGCCAGCGGTTTGCTGCCCTGCGACCTTTGATGCTGCACCGCACCATGACCATGTTCCCGTCTCCGATGCGCCTGTGCAATCCTCCCATGTGGAGCTGACGATGCTCGATTCCCAACAGCCTGCCCCCGCCGATTCGCTCTCGACCGACGTCGAGACGGTCCAACCGCGGCCCGTCGCGCACCCGGCCGTCAGCCTGGCCGGTCCGAACGCCGAGAAGACCGTGGCACTGGCGCTTCAGGGCGGCGGCGCGCACGGCGCCTTCACCTGGGGCGTGCTCGATGCCCTGATCGAGGATGGCCGCCTCGCCTTCGAAGCCGTGACCGGCGCCAGCGCCGGCGCGATGAACGCGGTGGTGATGGTGGACGGGTGGGTCGCCGGCGGCCCCGACGGCGCCCGCGCCGCCCTCGACCGGTTCTGGCGCGAGGCGAGTCTCGACGGCGACCTGTGGCCGGCCCAGCGTGGCGTCTTCGATCACGTGTTCGATTTCTGGAGCCAGAACCCGGTCCTCGATTTCTGGACCCGCGCCCTGAAGACGAGCCCTTACGTCTCCAATCCGCTCAACGTGAACCCGCTGCGCAAGGCCTTGGCCAAGCACGTGGATTTCGACCGCCTTCGCTCGGCCCAGACCGCCGGCATCTATGTCTCGGCCACCAATGTCTGGACCGGCAAGCTCGCCATCTTCGAGCGTGAAGCCCTGAGTGTCGACCACCTGATGGCCTCGGCCTGCCTGCCGACCGTGTTCCAGGCGGTGGAGATCGACGGCGTGCCCTACTGGGATGGAGGCTATCTCGGCAATCCGCCGATCTACCCGCTGTTTCACGGAGCCCAGACCCGCGACGTCGTGCTGGTTCAGATCAACCCGGTGGAGCGCCGGGAGACCCCGCGCTCGCGCGAGGAGATTCAGGACCGGCTCAACGAGATCACCTTCAACGCCAACCTGATGCGGGAATTGCGCGCCATCGACTTCGTCGACGGATTGATCGAGGACGGCGTGCTCGGTCGCAACGACTATCATCGCATGCTGGTCCATCGCATCGACGGGACCGGAGCCCTCGACGATTACAAGGCGTCCTCGCGGATGGATGCCCGGATCGGCTCGTTCGAGGATCTCCGCGACAAGGGCCGTGCGGCGGCGCAGGCTTGGCTGGCCGAGCATTACGAGGGCATCGGCCGCGACTGCACCCTGAATCTGAAGGCGACCTATCAATAGTCCGTCGCCCGGCCGGATTAGACGGCCGGGCTCACGCGTTGATTGCTGATGACGGCCGAACCGACTCAGACCGCCTCCGCCTCCTCCATCGTCGACCTTCTGGTCCCGTTGCGACGCTATGCGCGCTCGCTGACGCGGGATGCGCTGAAGGCCGACGATCTCGTCCACGATACCCTCGTCCGCGCGTTGGAATCCGGCCTCTCCGTGAGGCCGAACACCAATCTGCGGACGTGGATGATGACCGTGCTGCATAACGTCTTCATCGACGATCAACGCCGTAAGCGGGTCGAAGCCCGCCACGTCGAATCACTCGTCCAGATGGGCGACGAGAGCGTGCCACCCTCCCAGGAAGGGCAGGTGCGCCTCGCCCAGATCCGCCAGGCCTTCCTGACCCTGCCGGAGGAGCAGCGCGCCGCGCTCCACCTCGTGACCCTCGAAGGCATGGCCTATGCCGACGCGGCCGACGTGCTCGGAATTCCTATCGGGACCCTGATGTCCCGGCTCGGTCGTGGTCGCGCCGCCCTGCGCGCCTTCGAGGAGGGAGAGGCCGGTAGCGGCCGGAATCGCTCCGAACCGTCGCAGGGCGGAGGCTCGATCAAGCCCGAGCGTCCGCACCTGCGTCTCGTGAGCGACTGGAGCGGCCAGGATACCCGCCACGACACGAGGATAGCCCCCAAAGCCGTCGGCGGATCGTAAGGGCATCGAACTCGTGGGTACTCGGTCGAGAGTACCAGGACTGCATCGAGGCGCGGCCTCTTCCGACTCGTCGAACTGGAAATGCCCGTCATGATCGACCCGATCACCGACAGTGACCTCGCCGCCTTCGTCGATGGCCAACTCGACGTCATGCGCCGGCTCGAGGTCGAAGCCTACCTCGCACGCACGCCCGCTGCCGCGGCGCGGGTGATGGCCGAGATGCATGACAGGGACGCCCTGCGCCAGGCCTTCTCGCAACTGCCGGGACCCGGCCCCGAGCGCAACCGCTCCGCGGCCCGTCGCCTCGACCGGTCCATGGCATGGCGCCGCTTCGGCGACCGGCTGAAGCGCGCGGCGGTGATCGTGCTCCTCGTCGGCGCCGGTTGGATCGCGCATTCGGATACCGGCGAGTTCGGCGTGCCCGACACCTTCGCCGCGCCGGTGGATCCGGCCCTGGTGGCCGATGCGCGCCAGGCCAGGGAGGCGGCCCAGATCCGCGTCCGCCTCGGCTCGCGTGCGACGCCGAGCTACGACAAGGCCGGCATTTCGAACGCCACGGGCATCGTCCTGCCGGATCTTCCGGGGGATTGGTCCGTGCGCGACGTCCAGATCGTGCCCGGACGCCACGGCGCGGGCGTCGAGGTTCTGATCGATGCACCCGACCTCGGCGAAGTCTCCCTCTTCGCCGCACGCGCCACCAACGAGGCGATCTCGACCGGTGAGGTGACGAGCCCGGGCGACGGCGAGACCGCCTACTGGACCGCGGGACGCTCGGTCTACGCGCTCAGCGGCAGCGGCCATCGGAGCGCGCTGCAGGAGGCGGCCCGCCGCCTCGCCTCCATCGACACCACCAACCGCTGATCGCCCTGAGACCGGTCGAGCCGGGTCTCAGCCGATCATCGATGGAACGCCGTCGGCGGCGATGAGGGTGCGCGCCTCGGCGGCATCCACATCCATGCGCGCGATCAGGGCCTCGGCCCCTGAGAAGCGCTCTTCACCGCGGATGTAACCCAGGAACTCCACGGCGATGGTCCGGCCGTAGAGGTCGCCCGAGAACCCGAACAGGTTGACCTCGAGCAACGGCGCGCCGTCGTCGAAGGTCGGGCGCCGGCCGTAGCTCGCCACGCCGTCCCGCACCGTCCCGTCGGGCAATCCGACGCGGACGGCGTAGATGCCGTGCGCGAGAGCGCAATCGGGCAGGGCCATGTTGGCCGTGGGATAGCCCAGTGTCCGGCCACGCTTGTCGCCATGCCGGACCTCGCCGCAGACGAACCAGCGATAGCCGAGCAACCGGTTCGCGAGGGTGATGTCGCCCCGCCGCAAGGCTTCCCGGATCGCACTCGACGAGACGGGAGCCTCGCCCTCCCCGATGGAGACGGCGGGGATGATCCGGCAGTTCAAGGAGGCTTCCGCGCAGAGCCGGGCCAGCACGTCCGGCGTGCCCTCGCGTCCTCGCCCGAAATGGAAGTCGTGGCCGATCACGACGCCGGAAAGGCCGAGATCGCGCTTGAGCAGGCCGTGGACGAAATCGGCGGCGGTCGTCCCCGCCATCGTCGCGTCGAAACGGCGCACGATCAGGCCGTCGAGCCCGAGGCGGGCGAAGACGACCTCCTTGGCGGCCGGCCCCGTCAGCCGGAACATCGGCAGATCGGGAGCGAAATAGGCGCGGGGATGGGGCTCGAAGGTCAGCATCACCGCCGGCAGCCCGTGCCTGTCCGCCTCCTCGCGGACAGCCTCGACCAGGGCGCCGTGGCCCCGGTGCACGCCATCGAAATTGCCGATCGCGGCGATGGCTCCGGCAAGGTTCGCCGGCACCGCCTCGTCCTCGCGGCAGATCGTGAAGGGCCGCTCCGATGGGGAGCCGGCTCCGGGGCGCGCGGAAGGATCGTCGGCTGGCGCCATCGGGTTCAAGCGGTCTCGAAAAAGCGGTGGACGACGCGGCGCCCATGGGAGAATTCGCGCGGAACCTGTCGAAAAGCCAAGGGAGGGTCAAGGGAAGCAACGGGGCAGATCGCAACGGGATGCGCGATCCCTTGCGCAGTTAACCGCTTCGCAATGCCGATCGCGGTACTTTCATGAATGAGAGGCGGCGCGTGGCGGCGCTTCCCCAAGACATTGCCACTTATCTGGGTCGCGGCACGCCGCACCGGCCCTTGCACCGACGGAGCACCCCGACCCATGGCCCTCGATCTCGGCATGCCGATCCTCGTCGTGGACGATTATCAGACGATGGTCCGCATCATTCGCAACCTGCTCAAGCAGCTCGGCTTCGAAGAGGTCGACGATGCGTCCGACGGTACCGCCGCCCTCGCCCGACTGAAGAACCGCAAATACGGCCTCGTGATCTCCGATTGGAACATGGAGCCGATGACCGGTTACGAGCTGCTGCGCCACGTCCGCGCCGACGAAGCTCTGCGCACCACGCCGTTCATCATGGTCACCGCCGAGTCGAAGACCGAGAACGTGATCGCCGCCAAGAAGGCGGGCGTGAACAACTACATCGTCAAGCCCTTCAATGCGGCGACCCTGAAGAGCAAGATCGAAGCTGTCTGCGGCGCCTGAGCCGCGGACTCGCTCCTCTTCTTCAGCGATTGACATGGGCGTGGAGCGATCGGCGATGGTCATGGCGCAACAAGCACGAACGGTCGGCAAGACACCGGCAGCGACCCGACCGACGCTGATCCGGGAGCTGGTCGAGATCGCCGACTACATCGCGCATGTCCGCAAGGAGATCGCGGCGCTCCGGGCAAACGAGCTTACCCGCGATCGGTTGCCGATGGCGCATGAGGAACTCGGCAGCGTCGTCGAAGCGACGGCGGGCGCGACGAACTCCATCATGACGGCAGCCGAGGAAATCCTCAGCCTGCCTGACGACAAGAACTACCGCGCCGCCGTCGAGGCGCGGATGAACGACATCTTCGAGGCCTGCACGTTCCAGGACATTACCGGTCAACGCATCTCGAAGGTCAGCGAGTCCCTGCGACAGCTCGAAAGCCGCCTGTCGCGCTTCGCCGCCGCCGTGAAGGCGAAGGACGAGGGCGGCGTCGACCCGGCCGAGGTGGAGCGTCGGGTGCGTGCCGAGCTGCTCCTTCTCAACGGACCTCAGATCAAGGGGCCGGCCACGGCCCAGGACGAGATCGACGCCCTGTTCTCCTGACACTCGCGGTCTCGTCGGCCACGCATGACGAGGTCGGGAGACGCTACCAGACCAGCCGTTCGATGACGGCATCGGGGCGGACGTCCTGACGGGCGAGCCATTCGGCCACCTCACCCAGCCTGTCGTGCTCGGCGAGAACGCCCAGCTCTTCCGCATGGATGCCGCGCGCCACCAACAGGTTCGGGATGCCGTAGGCCGCGGCCCCGGCAATGTCGGTGCGCAGGGCGTCGCCGACGGCGAGGACGCGAGCGACGTCCGGCACGAGCCCGCCATCGAGATCTCCCGCCATGGCGAGCGCCGCC belongs to Methylobacterium sp. 77 and includes:
- a CDS encoding cell wall hydrolase; its protein translation is MAVSDAERDCLGRAMYFESNRSDSDGLLAVGTVVMNRLEAAAFPDGGICAVVGQPRQFATGVLTKPMTEKDLTKVADAADAVIAGQRHPKVGRAMYFHTAGRTFHYNNMHYVAVAGGNAFYEKRKPGAVEQATPPAALAFAATPVAAVPEALPAPVVPVATETVAASPAAEASATPLAVAAAGEAANAQAAPSASYRAVTTHAATSARAKAKVAAKPQGRTHVAHAGSPATLAALAPEAPPPPPIINLPRP
- a CDS encoding potassium transporter Kup; the protein is MTQTATPSVPGAQPDPAARPESGPAEHGHGKTSFWTLVVGSVGVVYGDIGTSPLYAFREALGPARADGILLPEEILGTTSLILWALLLIVTIKYVVILLRMDNNGEGGILSLMALARKALGGSRIVFMLGLLGASLFYGDAVITPAISVLSAVEGLKLVTPAFEHYVLPITVAIIFALFMVQSRGTSKVAAFFGPIMVVWFLALGLAALPHIISRPDVFLAFNPWYAVHYLLGHGTGALVALGAVFLAVTGAEALFADLGHFGRRPIQVAWLGLVAPCLTLNYLGQTALVLNVPETTDPFFQLVPEWGLLPMVILATIATVTASQAVITGAFSLSRQAIQLGLLPRLEIRHTSESHSGQIFLPQVNILLLIGVVVLAVLFRSSSALASAYGIAVTGTMLLTASMAFIVLWKSWKWSPIAAAAAIMPFIFIEFLFLLSNLLKVFEGGYVPLVLAGCLIIVMWTWVRGVNILFNKTRKTDVPLLELVGMLEKSPPHHVRGTAVFLTSDPSIAPAALLHNLKHNKVLHEKNVILTVETVDTPRSSDADRIRMEPIGPHFSKIVMKFGYMETPNIPRTLTLLKKQGFKFDIMATSFFLSRRSIRPAAHSGMPLWQDRIFITLAKNANDATDFFQIPTGRVVEVGTQVTV
- the secA gene encoding preprotein translocase subunit SecA, which produces MLGALAKKIFGSSNDRRVKGYRPRVAEINALEPEIAALSDEALRARTVMLKAELAAGKSLNDILVPAFATVREAAKRALGQRHFDVQLIGGMVLHESGIAEMRTGEGKTLVATLPVYLNALSGLGVHVVTVNDYLASRDAEWMGRVYRFLGLTVGTIVHGLDDEQRRDAYACDITYGTNNEFGFDYLRDNMKYELSQLSQRGHNFAIVDEVDSILIDEARTPLIISGPVDDRSELYVSVDALMPHLEKEHYDLDEKQRSVSLTESGNEFIEDLLRGADLLKEGDLYDAHNVSLVHHVNQALRAHTLFTLDKDYIVKNDEVVIIDEFTGRMMQGRRYSEGLHQALEAKERVTIQPENQTLASITFQNYFRLYTNLAGMTGTASTEADEFAEIYKLEVVDIPTNKEVERVDEDDEVYRTVGEKYDGIIAEIEKAHARHQPILVGTGSIEKSQHLAEMLIKAGFRQLDYSDLNALTDVYAAAREGRVTKTFAVLNARFHEQEAYIVAEAGVPGAITIATNMAGRGTDIKLGGNLEMRLEKELADLPEGAERDARTTAIKAEIEENRAKVLASGEPADIEAGRKKPLPGGLYIIGTERHESRRIDNQLRGRSGRQGDPGRSKFYLSLQDDLMRIFGSDRMDGMLTRLGLEKGEAIIHPWINKAIEKAQQKVEARNFDMRKNVLKYDNVMNDQRKVVFEQRRDFMGQDSVRDTVDEMRHGVVDDLVAVHVPENAYAEQWDIEGLRLRVTEVLNLDVPVEDWAKEEGIADEEMRDRLRTASDEAYVARTEKNTPEVMTYVEKQVLLQTLDHLWREHLVTLDHLRQVIGWRGFAQRDPLNEYKSEAFELFNSLVGSLREQVTQQLARIEITYQEPESQGVNPFASPELPSMFAQHLDPVTGENEMDFSGRGTGSDGGGGPAYGYAAQAMSTDAAVIERDPNDATTWGRVGRNEPCPCGSGKKFKHCHGSLTA
- the ispG gene encoding flavodoxin-dependent (E)-4-hydroxy-3-methylbut-2-enyl-diphosphate synthase; the protein is MMEANSADPFGPGISISGPEIAGPAPRHRTVGVTVGEGEGAVTVGGGAPVVVQSMTNTDTADIDATVAQVAALSRAGSELVRITVDRDEAAAAVPKIRDRLARIGVHVPLVGDFHYIGHKLLSDHPACAEALSKYRINPGNVGFKEKKDTQFSTIVEQAVRYGKTIRIGANWGSLDEALLTHLMDENAKSARPIDARAVMREAMVRSALSSAQRAEELGLGKDRIILSAKVSAVQDLIAVYREVAKRSDYAIHLGLTEAGMGSKGLVAASAAIGVLLQEGIGDTIRYSLTPEPGGDRTVEVKASQELLQTMGFRTFVPMVAACPGCGRTTSTTFQELARDIQNWIVTSMPEWKKTYPGVEGLNVAVMGCIVNGPGESKHADIGISLPGTGETPTAPVFIDGKKAMTLRGATLAKDFETVVIDYIERRFGQGARTAAE